The Flavobacterium sp. 123 genome contains a region encoding:
- a CDS encoding YDG domain-containing protein, with protein sequence MIKKLLVVLLASSKKDLKTSLFLNLIMISFLFLSSYQCLGQTLPFDNFQKEPSGNYGFGLESDNQDSPELAIVPIVTDATNYIINNIQLKINFNVGHLSLKIYKSSETIPYVPTGSPLATNVYSGTQTTSYPWDSGELHIVLEPNNRYVLVLECITGYINWETSVGTGYLAYSVTGYNPQTSTTYTSGVSGIGPSVYYKVSTAPATPTITAVPAILVSSTSVNVSGNITDLGATSPTDHGFVWSTSPNPTIDLTTKISLGSKSATGTFSNTLTGLTPNTTYYVRGYATNSMGTNYSNEIVFATNFNPVIAPINNGSNFVFNFPQKSLISQGNLLVKLFGSIFKPNSVFSIRLFSDPVTLATGTIDSNGILDQAVILPAGTPSGLHHVVLGAELANGTLVQQEVPITVAEDGSVTYGTDSVMINIQENTNAVTTLSATDSDVPAQTLTYAIAGGEDAARFSINSTTGVLTLVAPADFELPTDTNNDNVYVVDVSVADNGSLNKSDLNTFYVTINNTPEAPTLSSPSSFPAITGATVGGTVVNDGGGGLITERGIVYALTSVNSNPVLGETGVSKVTNPGTTGVFTNLISGLTASSAYTFKGYATNATGTTYTFANQFTTSGANSGPSISYETPQNYELNKAITALSPVSIGSAIPALTYKQVSTFAGTTTGFLDATETAAKMNGPLGMTLDANGNVYFIDSANQRIRKMTPEGVVTTIAGDGYYSFFYGRFKDNATGTVASFNWPSDLALDTANNCLYVADKENDRIRKVSLIAPYAVTTFAGSGTSSSVDGIGTAATFKKPSGITIDPSGTYLYVTDRAGNKIRRITISSAQVVTIAGSGTQSTLDNATGTAATFNDPTGIAVDANFVYVSDFGGHKIRKIAKTSPYAVTTVAGSGTKSSVDSSGTEATFDNPYGMTIDGAGNLFVAEWGNKIRKITPSGLVSTIAGSGTASSLDGNGSAATFNEPANIVINPTTGIAYVSEWTGDRIRKINLGGYTVAPTTLPTGLSFNGSTGIVTGTPTAVSDPTEYTVTGYNYYGKSTAALSITTANLPTVTTDAVSAVTVTTATAGGNVTTNGGTTLSEKGICWSTSATPTVSDNKVINSSTAIGTYTSEISGLAPLTTYYVRAYATSVLGTAYGAIVSFTTKVQAPIISYTIPNQFVVNTVISPLVVNNTGGAIPLGIINKVSTLAGSDGISGATDGIGTSASFSNPSGVAIDAAGNLYIADRFNHKIRKITPSGLVSTFAGSGTIGATDGTGSSASFSIPTGVAIDAAGNIYVADYGNNKIRKITAAGTVTTFAGIGTRGATDGRGTVASFNLPSAVAVDGAGNVYVADTSNNKIRKITPAGVVTTLAGSGDKGATDGTGTAASFNLPSGIVVDAEANVYVADRENHVIRKITPAGAVTTLAGSGIVGATDGTGTTASFKYPYGVTVDMEANVYVADTYNNTIRKITPAGVVTTLAGNESDEVRDASGFTASFRFPNSIAVDAEANVYVADTYNYKIQKISLKGYSVSPALPTGLVLNTDGSISGTPTALRAATDYTVTATNAGGSSSTTLRIAIVDASSVVLPSVTTSSVSMITSSGAVTGGNVTSVGNDAATVSGVCWSTASNPTILNNKTIDGTGSGVFNSTLTGLSASTKYYVRSYATNSAGTSYGNEISFTTSAQGTIQLAISNPTVTLSKTYDGTVSAVVTAGTLSGIVGSDDVKVSAVATYNTVAVGTEKTITVVYTLSGEDATKYSKPANYIITTGSVTSKVLTISNPTLTLSKTYDGTTSAAVTVGTLSGVVGSDDVSVSAVATYDSASIGTEKTITVVYTLSGEDAAKYSKPANYTINTGIISAKALTISNPTLTLSKTYDGTTSAAVTVGTLSGVVGSDDVSVSAVATYDSASIGTEKTITVVYTLSGEDAAKYSKPANYTINTGIISAKALTISNPTLTLSKTYDGTASAVVTAGTLSGVVGSDDVTVSAVATYDNKNSGTDKTITIVYSLVGADVSKYSAPSTETVTTGIITPKSLTINVLQIISSKPYDGTANAFVPIGTLSGLIDGEELTLTAQASYDNKNSGTEKTITVVYSIDGANYKNYSKPVDYVINTGVITKAPLTVTANNDVKLIGQNDTDGYAGASFSGFVNAESEAVLSGTLAITRTDTNQESGNYLDVLVPSGLITDNYDLTYINGDFEILQADQLLVKFKKTTKNYGETPVYELISSQYVNSTTGNTLLDLTSSTTVTGNQVIVTDGSTTTGFTIGATNPAYSTSNNLNVGNYELSASEISLSNNISSLKIVGNYKVNPLALTVSVGEVNKEYDGTKEIGNIQLNLASPIIDDNVTVDGSVSFLSSNVGSNKSYEITNLSLSGDDVYNYFLDGLSNIILGNNGSITIKALTISNPTVMLSKTYDGATSALVKAGTLLGVANSDDVNVSAVASYDTVAIGTEKTITVVYALEGTDAVNYSKPADYTENSGSISAKALTISNPILTLSKTYDGDASAVVTAGTLSGVVGSDDVSVSAVATYDSAAIGTEKTISVVYTLSGEDAAKYSKPANYTENSGSISAKALTISNPTLTLSKTYDGDASAVVTAGTLSGVVGSDDVKVSAVASYDTAGIGTEKIITVVYTLSGEDAAKYSKPADYTENTGSISAKALTISNPTVTLSKTYDGDASAVVTAGTLSGVIGSDDVAISAVATYDTAGIGTEKTITVVYTLSGEDAAKYSKPVNYIINTGSISAKALTISNPTLTLSKTYDGTVTAVVTAGTLSGVVGSDNVSVSAVATYDTAGIGTEKTITVVYTLSGEDAAKYSKPANYTTNTGSISAKGLTISNPTLTLSKTYDGTVSAAVTAGTLSGVVGSDYVSVSAVATYDSAGIGTEKTITVVYTLSGEDAAKYSKPVNYIINTGSITAKALTISNPTVTLSKTYDGDASAVVIAGTLSGVVGSDDVSVSAVATYDSAAIGTEKTITVVYTLSGEDAAKYSKPVNYIINTGSIMDGAPTIIYSPFTLEFIQGVTIVNSVPNLNNTTIQSFTISPDLPEGLTMNSITGVISGTPVYPSIETTYSITGTNFGGSTTTKVTIFIDIDTDGDAIGNKIDLDDDGDGYTDSDEKASGSNPLKIDSTPNDNDNDKISDVTDPDDDNDGVLDGADNCPMTYNPYQEDIDHDGQGDVCDLIELNVSQAITPNGDGVNDTWLIYNIENHPNSSVRVLNRWGTEVFYSRNYQNDWDGHYKDSNGTLPESSSYYYQIDLSGDGTIDAQGWLYITK encoded by the coding sequence ATGATCAAAAAATTACTTGTAGTATTACTGGCTTCATCAAAAAAAGATTTGAAAACTTCATTATTTTTAAATTTAATAATGATTAGTTTTCTGTTTCTATCCTCTTATCAGTGTTTAGGGCAGACTTTGCCTTTTGATAATTTTCAAAAGGAACCTTCTGGTAATTATGGATTTGGGTTAGAATCTGATAATCAAGATAGTCCAGAATTAGCTATAGTTCCAATAGTCACGGATGCTACTAACTATATTATTAATAACATACAATTGAAAATAAATTTTAATGTTGGTCATCTTTCTTTAAAAATATATAAATCTTCAGAAACTATTCCTTATGTCCCAACTGGATCTCCATTAGCTACGAATGTTTATAGTGGTACACAAACGACAAGTTATCCCTGGGACAGTGGAGAGTTACACATTGTATTAGAGCCTAACAATAGATATGTTTTAGTATTAGAGTGTATAACGGGATACATAAATTGGGAAACCTCTGTTGGAACGGGATATTTAGCTTACAGTGTTACAGGATATAACCCACAAACATCAACAACGTATACATCAGGTGTTAGCGGTATAGGTCCGTCAGTTTATTATAAGGTTTCTACAGCACCTGCAACACCAACAATTACCGCTGTGCCTGCAATTCTAGTTTCCTCTACTTCAGTAAATGTTAGCGGAAACATTACTGACTTGGGTGCGACTAGCCCAACAGATCATGGTTTTGTCTGGAGTACTTCTCCTAATCCAACTATTGATTTAACAACTAAAATATCTTTGGGTAGCAAATCTGCAACAGGCACATTTTCCAATACCCTAACAGGTTTAACGCCTAACACGACTTATTATGTTAGGGGTTATGCAACAAATAGTATGGGTACAAATTACAGTAATGAAATAGTCTTCGCTACTAATTTTAATCCTGTAATTGCACCAATTAATAACGGTTCAAATTTTGTATTTAATTTTCCGCAAAAAAGCCTTATTTCACAAGGTAATCTTTTAGTTAAATTATTTGGAAGTATTTTTAAGCCAAATTCTGTTTTTAGTATTCGCCTGTTTTCAGATCCAGTAACATTAGCAACAGGAACTATAGATAGCAATGGTATACTAGATCAAGCAGTGATATTACCTGCAGGTACTCCCTCAGGATTGCATCATGTTGTTTTAGGAGCTGAATTAGCGAATGGGACTCTTGTGCAACAAGAAGTTCCAATAACGGTGGCAGAGGATGGTAGTGTGACGTATGGTACCGATAGTGTGATGATAAATATTCAGGAAAATACGAATGCCGTTACAACTTTATCAGCAACAGATAGTGATGTTCCGGCTCAAACTTTGACTTATGCAATTGCAGGCGGTGAAGACGCAGCGAGATTTTCTATAAATAGTACTACTGGGGTACTAACCTTGGTAGCTCCAGCCGATTTTGAATTACCAACTGATACCAACAATGATAATGTATATGTGGTAGATGTTTCAGTTGCTGATAATGGTAGCCTGAATAAGTCTGATTTGAATACTTTTTATGTGACAATAAACAATACTCCTGAAGCACCAACATTAAGTAGTCCAAGTTCGTTCCCAGCAATAACAGGGGCTACAGTTGGAGGGACTGTTGTCAACGATGGGGGTGGCGGTTTGATTACCGAAAGAGGAATTGTATATGCCTTAACAAGTGTTAACTCAAATCCAGTACTTGGAGAAACTGGAGTTAGTAAAGTAACAAATCCAGGAACTACAGGAGTTTTCACCAATTTAATTTCTGGGTTAACAGCCAGTTCAGCCTATACTTTTAAAGGGTATGCTACAAATGCTACAGGGACAACTTATACTTTTGCCAATCAATTTACGACTTCTGGAGCCAATTCAGGGCCAAGTATCAGTTACGAAACGCCACAAAATTACGAGCTGAATAAGGCAATAACCGCCTTGAGTCCAGTAAGCATAGGAAGTGCAATTCCAGCATTGACTTACAAGCAAGTAAGTACATTTGCGGGAACCACTACTGGGTTTTTGGATGCTACAGAAACGGCAGCAAAAATGAATGGTCCTTTGGGAATGACATTAGATGCTAATGGGAATGTTTATTTTATTGATTCAGCTAATCAACGCATTCGTAAAATGACTCCTGAGGGCGTAGTTACAACAATTGCAGGGGATGGTTATTATTCTTTCTTTTATGGTCGTTTCAAAGATAATGCAACAGGAACCGTAGCTAGTTTCAACTGGCCTTCAGATTTGGCTTTGGATACGGCCAATAACTGCTTGTATGTAGCCGATAAAGAAAATGATCGTATCCGTAAAGTTTCATTAATAGCACCTTATGCGGTAACCACTTTTGCAGGTTCAGGAACTAGTAGCTCCGTTGATGGAATTGGTACTGCTGCTACTTTCAAAAAACCAAGTGGAATTACAATAGATCCAAGTGGAACTTATTTATATGTTACCGATAGAGCAGGGAATAAGATTCGTCGTATCACCATTAGTTCAGCTCAGGTGGTAACTATTGCGGGTAGTGGAACTCAAAGTACTTTAGATAATGCTACAGGAACTGCTGCTACTTTCAATGACCCTACGGGTATTGCGGTAGATGCTAACTTTGTTTATGTAAGTGATTTTGGCGGACATAAAATCCGTAAAATAGCCAAAACCAGTCCTTATGCGGTAACAACTGTTGCCGGTTCTGGAACAAAAAGTTCGGTAGATAGTTCAGGAACTGAGGCTACTTTTGACAATCCATACGGAATGACGATAGACGGAGCAGGAAATTTATTTGTAGCCGAATGGGGAAACAAAATCAGAAAAATTACCCCATCAGGATTGGTATCAACTATTGCAGGTAGTGGTACAGCATCATCATTAGATGGTAATGGTAGCGCAGCTACTTTTAATGAACCAGCTAATATCGTTATTAATCCAACAACTGGAATTGCTTATGTGTCTGAATGGACTGGCGATAGAATCCGAAAAATAAATTTAGGAGGATATACGGTAGCACCAACAACATTGCCTACTGGTCTGAGCTTTAATGGTAGTACAGGAATCGTTACAGGTACACCAACAGCTGTCAGCGACCCAACAGAATATACGGTTACGGGATACAATTATTATGGAAAAAGTACTGCTGCACTTAGTATAACAACGGCGAATTTGCCAACTGTGACTACAGATGCAGTTTCAGCCGTAACAGTTACAACAGCTACTGCCGGAGGAAATGTTACCACTAATGGCGGTACTACATTATCAGAAAAAGGGATTTGCTGGAGCACCAGTGCAACCCCTACTGTTTCCGATAATAAAGTGATAAATAGCTCCACAGCTATAGGCACTTATACCAGTGAAATATCAGGATTAGCACCTCTTACTACCTATTATGTCAGAGCCTATGCCACCAGTGTTTTGGGTACAGCTTATGGTGCTATAGTGAGTTTTACCACTAAAGTGCAAGCGCCAATTATCAGTTACACTATTCCTAATCAATTTGTAGTTAATACGGTAATAAGCCCTTTAGTTGTAAACAATACTGGAGGAGCAATTCCTTTAGGGATAATAAACAAAGTATCTACTTTGGCAGGAAGTGATGGAATCTCAGGTGCAACAGATGGCATAGGAACTTCAGCTAGTTTTAGTAACCCATCAGGTGTTGCTATTGATGCGGCTGGCAACCTTTATATAGCCGATCGGTTTAATCATAAAATTCGAAAAATTACTCCATCGGGATTGGTTTCTACTTTCGCAGGAAGTGGAACTATTGGAGCTACAGACGGTACGGGTAGTTCAGCGAGTTTTAGTATACCAACAGGCGTTGCTATTGATGCGGCGGGTAACATATATGTAGCCGATTATGGTAACAATAAAATACGAAAAATTACTGCAGCTGGTACTGTTACAACCTTTGCAGGAATAGGAACCAGAGGTGCAACAGATGGTAGGGGAACTGTAGCCAGTTTTAATTTACCTTCTGCAGTTGCAGTTGATGGGGCAGGCAATGTTTATGTAGCGGATACTAGTAATAATAAAATACGAAAAATTACCCCAGCAGGAGTGGTTACTACTTTGGCAGGGAGTGGAGATAAAGGGGCAACAGATGGTACGGGAACTGCAGCTAGTTTTAATTTGCCTAGTGGTATAGTTGTGGACGCAGAAGCTAATGTTTATGTGGCCGATAGAGAAAACCATGTAATACGAAAAATCACTCCAGCAGGAGCGGTTACTACTCTGGCAGGGAGTGGAATTGTTGGGGCAACAGATGGCACAGGTACTACAGCCAGTTTTAAATACCCATATGGAGTTACAGTGGATATGGAAGCTAATGTTTATGTAGCAGATACTTATAATAATACTATACGAAAAATTACCCCAGCAGGAGTAGTTACTACTTTGGCAGGGAATGAGAGTGATGAGGTAAGAGACGCTAGTGGATTTACAGCCAGTTTTAGATTCCCTAATAGTATAGCTGTGGATGCCGAAGCTAATGTTTATGTAGCTGATACATACAATTATAAAATACAAAAAATCAGTTTAAAAGGTTATTCGGTATCGCCCGCTTTGCCTACAGGTTTAGTGTTGAATACCGATGGTAGTATATCAGGAACACCAACAGCTTTAAGAGCTGCGACTGATTATACAGTAACAGCGACGAATGCAGGAGGTAGTAGTTCAACAACTTTAAGAATTGCTATAGTTGATGCTTCTTCAGTAGTGTTGCCTAGCGTAACAACTAGTTCTGTAAGCATGATAACTTCAAGTGGAGCAGTTACAGGAGGAAATGTAACTTCAGTTGGGAATGATGCTGCAACTGTTAGTGGAGTTTGTTGGAGTACAGCTTCGAATCCAACAATTCTAAACAATAAGACTATAGATGGAACTGGTAGTGGTGTTTTCAACAGTACTTTAACTGGATTATCTGCAAGTACAAAATATTATGTAAGGTCTTATGCAACCAATAGTGCGGGTACCAGCTATGGAAATGAAATTAGTTTTACGACATCAGCGCAGGGTACAATACAACTTGCAATTTCTAATCCTACAGTAACGCTAAGTAAAACTTATGACGGAACTGTTTCGGCTGTGGTAACAGCAGGAACTCTTTCAGGAATTGTAGGTTCAGATGATGTTAAGGTTAGTGCAGTAGCGACTTATAATACAGTTGCTGTTGGAACCGAAAAAACAATCACAGTTGTGTATACTTTGTCAGGAGAAGATGCTACTAAATATAGCAAACCGGCTAATTATATCATAACTACAGGTAGTGTTACTTCCAAAGTTCTGACTATTTCTAATCCAACTTTAACGCTAAGTAAAACCTATGATGGAACTACTTCGGCAGCGGTAACAGTAGGAACTCTTTCGGGAGTTGTAGGTTCAGATGATGTTAGTGTTAGCGCAGTAGCGACTTATGATTCGGCTAGTATTGGAACTGAAAAAACAATTACAGTGGTTTATACTTTGTCAGGAGAAGATGCTGCTAAATACAGCAAACCGGCTAATTATACTATAAATACTGGAATTATTAGTGCAAAAGCTTTGACTATTTCTAATCCAACTTTAACGCTAAGTAAAACCTATGATGGAACTACTTCGGCAGCGGTAACAGTAGGAACTCTTTCGGGAGTTGTAGGTTCAGATGATGTTAGTGTTAGCGCAGTAGCGACTTATGATTCGGCTAGTATTGGAACTGAAAAAACAATTACAGTGGTTTATACTTTGTCAGGAGAAGATGCTGCTAAATACAGCAAACCGGCTAATTATACTATAAATACTGGAATTATTAGTGCAAAAGCTTTGACTATTTCTAATCCAACTTTAACGCTAAGTAAAACCTATGATGGAACTGCTTCGGCAGTAGTAACTGCAGGAACACTTTCGGGAGTTGTGGGTTCAGACGATGTAACGGTTAGTGCAGTAGCAACTTATGACAATAAAAATTCAGGAACTGACAAAACGATAACAATAGTTTATTCATTAGTGGGGGCAGATGTTTCAAAATATAGTGCTCCTTCAACTGAAACAGTTACTACTGGAATAATTACTCCTAAATCTTTAACTATCAATGTACTTCAAATAATAAGCAGTAAGCCGTATGATGGTACTGCGAACGCTTTTGTACCTATTGGAACTTTAAGTGGACTAATAGATGGTGAGGAATTGACATTGACAGCTCAAGCAAGTTATGATAACAAAAATTCAGGAACTGAAAAAACGATTACAGTAGTATATTCAATTGATGGTGCTAATTATAAAAATTATAGCAAACCTGTTGATTATGTCATTAATACAGGAGTTATAACTAAAGCACCATTGACAGTTACAGCCAATAACGATGTGAAATTAATTGGTCAAAATGATACTGATGGTTACGCAGGAGCAAGTTTTAGTGGTTTTGTTAATGCAGAATCAGAAGCTGTACTTAGTGGTACTTTGGCAATTACTAGAACTGATACAAATCAAGAATCAGGTAATTATTTGGATGTATTAGTTCCAAGTGGACTTATTACGGACAATTATGATTTAACCTATATAAATGGTGATTTCGAAATCTTACAAGCCGATCAATTGCTTGTTAAATTCAAAAAAACAACTAAAAATTATGGAGAAACACCCGTTTATGAATTAATTAGTTCTCAATATGTTAATAGTACTACCGGTAATACATTATTAGATCTTACTAGTTCTACCACTGTTACAGGGAATCAAGTTATAGTAACAGATGGATCAACAACAACAGGGTTTACTATTGGCGCTACTAATCCAGCTTACAGTACCTCAAATAATTTGAACGTAGGGAATTATGAACTATCAGCTTCTGAAATTAGTCTTAGTAATAATATTAGTTCGTTGAAAATTGTAGGTAACTATAAAGTGAATCCATTGGCTCTAACAGTAAGTGTGGGTGAGGTTAATAAAGAATATGACGGTACTAAAGAGATAGGTAATATTCAGTTGAATTTAGCCAGTCCGATTATTGATGATAATGTAACTGTAGATGGTAGCGTTTCGTTTTTAAGTAGTAATGTTGGTAGTAATAAATCATATGAAATTACTAATTTATCATTATCAGGAGATGATGTATACAATTACTTTTTAGATGGATTATCTAATATAATTTTAGGGAATAATGGTTCAATTACAATTAAAGCTTTGACTATTTCTAATCCTACAGTAATGCTAAGTAAAACCTATGATGGAGCTACTTCAGCATTAGTAAAAGCTGGAACTCTTTTGGGAGTTGCTAATTCAGATGATGTTAATGTTAGTGCAGTTGCTAGTTATGATACAGTTGCTATTGGAACAGAAAAAACAATCACAGTGGTGTATGCTTTGGAAGGTACTGATGCTGTTAATTACAGTAAACCAGCTGATTATACTGAAAACTCAGGAAGTATCAGTGCGAAAGCTTTGACTATTTCTAACCCTATATTAACGCTAAGCAAAACCTATGATGGAGATGCTTCTGCTGTTGTGACTGCAGGAACTCTTTCAGGAGTTGTAGGTTCAGATGATGTTAGTGTTAGCGCCGTTGCGACTTATGATTCGGCTGCTATTGGAACTGAAAAAACAATCTCTGTTGTATATACTTTGTCAGGAGAAGATGCTGCTAAATATAGCAAACCAGCTAATTATACTGAAAACTCAGGAAGTATTAGTGCAAAAGCTTTGACGATTTCTAATCCAACGCTAACGTTAAGTAAAACTTATGATGGCGATGCTTCGGCAGTAGTAACTGCAGGAACTCTTTCGGGAGTTGTAGGTTCAGACGATGTTAAGGTTAGCGCAGTAGCGAGTTATGATACAGCTGGCATTGGAACTGAAAAAATAATCACGGTTGTGTATACTTTGTCAGGAGAAGATGCTGCTAAATATAGCAAACCAGCTGATTATACTGAAAACACAGGAAGTATTAGTGCTAAAGCCTTGACTATTTCTAACCCTACAGTAACGTTAAGTAAAACTTATGATGGAGATGCTTCGGCAGTAGTAACTGCAGGAACACTTTCAGGCGTTATAGGTTCAGATGATGTTGCAATTAGTGCCGTAGCGACTTATGATACAGCTGGCATTGGAACTGAAAAAACAATCACCGTGGTTTATACTTTGTCAGGAGAAGATGCTGCTAAATATAGCAAACCAGTAAATTATATCATAAATACAGGAAGTATTAGTGCGAAAGCCTTGACTATTTCTAATCCAACTTTAACGCTAAGTAAAACCTATGATGGGACTGTTACGGCAGTAGTAACTGCAGGAACTCTTTCAGGAGTTGTAGGTTCAGATAATGTTAGTGTTAGCGCCGTTGCGACTTATGATACGGCTGGCATTGGAACTGAAAAAACAATCACAGTGGTGTATACTTTGTCAGGAGAAGATGCTGCTAAATACAGCAAACCTGCAAATTATACTACAAATACAGGAAGTATTAGTGCAAAAGGGTTGACTATTTCTAATCCAACTTTAACGCTAAGTAAAACCTATGATGGAACTGTTTCGGCAGCGGTAACTGCAGGAACACTTTCGGGAGTTGTGGGTTCAGATTATGTTAGTGTTAGCGCCGTTGCGACTTATGATTCGGCTGGCATTGGAACTGAAAAAACAATCACCGTGGTTTATACTTTGTCAGGAGAAGATGCTGCTAAATACAGCAAACCAGTAAATTATATCATAAATACAGGAAGTATAACTGCGAAAGCCTTGACTATTTCTAACCCTACAGTAACGCTAAGTAAAACATATGATGGAGATGCTTCGGCAGTAGTAATTGCAGGAACACTTTCAGGAGTTGTAGGTTCAGATGATGTTAGTGTTAGCGCCGTTGCCACTTATGATTCGGCTGCTATTGGAACGGAGAAAACAATCACCGTGGTTTATACTTTGTCAGGAGAAGATGCTGCTAAATACAGCAAACCAGTAAATTATATCATAAATACAGGAAGTATTATGGACGGTGCTCCTACAATAATCTACTCTCCATTCACTCTTGAATTTATTCAAGGTGTTACGATAGTTAATAGTGTTCCAAATTTAAATAATACGACTATTCAGAGTTTTACTATTAGCCCAGATCTACCAGAAGGTTTAACTATGAATTCAATTACCGGAGTTATAAGTGGTACGCCTGTTTATCCATCGATAGAAACTACGTATAGTATTACAGGAACTAATTTTGGTGGAAGTACAACAACTAAAGTTACTATTTTTATTGATATCGATACTGATGGAGATGCTATTGGTAATAAAATTGATTTAGATGATGACGGAGATGGTTATACCGATTCAGATGAAAAAGCATCAGGGTCTAATCCATTAAAAATAGATAGTACTCCTAATGATAATGATAATGATAAGATTAGTGATGTAACCGATCCAGATGATGATAATGATGGCGTGTTAGACGGAGCAGATAATTGTCCGATGACATATAATCCATATCAAGAGGATATTGACCACGATGGTCAAGGAGATGTTTGTGATTTGATAGAACTAAACGTTTCTCAGGCTATTACACCAAATGGGGATGGAGTTAATGATACTTGGCTGATTTACAATATTGAAAACCACCCTAATTCAAGTGTTAGAGTTCTTAATCGTTGGGGAACAGAAGTATTTTACTCTCGTAATTATCAAAACGATTGGGACGGTCATTACAAAGATTCTAATGGCACTTTGCCAGAATCGAGTTCCTATTATTATCAAATCGATTTATCTGGCGATGGTACTATTGATGCTCAAGGTTGGTTGTACATCACAAAATAA
- a CDS encoding type IX secretion system membrane protein PorP/SprF, giving the protein MKNKNYIIMVLLLWGGTIFAQQENAFTFYRQHMNLVNPAYAGIDNETLLTSSIRTQWTGIENAPKTQAVSFGTSLGSNLGFGITIISDKTFIEKQTFLGINFSYKVKMNETADLYLGIKAGGNFYNVNTSGLETYSVRTDAALESIDSFNPNVGVGAVFKTDKYYLSVSIPKLLNTLRAKREEGFAMTATDRPHVYFSGGYDFNLNSSLTPLVLRPSVMFRYVNGAPVSIDFNTILKIDNNLEIGGTYRTDKAYAALATITLSKRFVFGFAYEMSTRPTLASARNTNEILLQFKF; this is encoded by the coding sequence ATGAAAAACAAGAATTATATAATAATGGTACTACTCTTATGGGGTGGTACTATTTTTGCTCAGCAAGAAAATGCTTTTACATTTTATCGGCAGCATATGAATTTGGTAAATCCTGCTTATGCCGGTATTGATAATGAAACACTTCTTACGAGTTCTATTCGAACGCAGTGGACAGGAATAGAAAATGCGCCTAAAACACAAGCTGTTTCTTTTGGAACTAGTTTAGGGTCTAATTTAGGATTTGGAATTACTATTATCAGTGATAAAACTTTTATTGAGAAACAAACTTTTCTTGGTATTAATTTTTCATACAAAGTAAAGATGAATGAAACTGCCGATTTATATTTAGGAATAAAAGCGGGAGGAAACTTTTATAATGTGAATACGTCAGGACTTGAAACGTATAGCGTTCGGACAGATGCAGCATTAGAATCTATTGATAGTTTTAATCCTAATGTAGGAGTAGGAGCTGTATTTAAAACAGATAAATATTATCTTTCCGTTTCTATACCAAAATTACTTAATACGCTTAGAGCAAAAAGAGAAGAAGGATTTGCTATGACAGCAACTGATAGACCTCATGTTTATTTTAGTGGAGGATATGATTTTAATTTAAATTCGTCTTTAACTCCATTGGTTTTAAGACCATCAGTTATGTTTCGTTATGTGAATGGCGCACCTGTTTCAATAGACTTTAACACGATTTTAAAAATTGACAATAATTTGGAAATTGGTGGTACCTATAGAACAGACAAAGCCTATGCAGCACTAGCTACTATAACTTTAAGCAAACGATTTGTTTTTGGGTTTGCTTATGAAATGAGTACAAGACCAACACTCGCAAGTGCTAGAAATACAAATGAGATTTTGTTACAATTCAAGTTTTAA